The Tamandua tetradactyla isolate mTamTet1 chromosome 5, mTamTet1.pri, whole genome shotgun sequence genome window below encodes:
- the SMPDL3A gene encoding cyclic GMP-AMP phosphodiesterase SMPDL3A isoform X1, whose product MALLRALVCCLLAAWPGRPGLGLPLAPAVGQFWHVTDLHLDPTYHITDDHTKVCSSSKGANASNPGPFGDVLCDSPYQLILSAFDFIKNSGQEASFMIWTGDSPPHVPVRELSTDKVINVIANMTTTIQNHFPNLQVFPALGNHDYWPQDQLPVITSKVYSAVADLWKPWLNEDALHTLRKGGFYSQKVNPSLRIISLNTNLYYGPNIVTLNKTDPGSQLEWLEYTLNSSRHDEEKVYIIAHIPVGYLPCSESVTAMRGYYNEKLVDIFRKYSDIIAGHFYGHTHRDSIMVLSDEKGRPLSSLFVAPAVTPVKGVLEKQTNNPGVRLFRYAPQDYKLLDMWQYYLNLTEANLKEESNWTLEYILTQAYDIEDLQPKSLYVLAKQLAVLDSKQFIKYYNYFFVSYDSSAICDEKCKALQICAIMNLDHISYEECLKQYYFQHSH is encoded by the exons GACAGTTTTGGCATGTGACTGACTTACACTTAGATCCCACTTACCACATCACGGATGACCACACAAAAGTGTGCTCTTCATCCAAAGGTGCAAATGCCTCCAATCCTGGCCCTTTTGGAGACGTTCTGTGTGATTCTCCATATCAGCTGATTTTGTCAGcatttgattttattaaaaattcaggACAAGAAGCATCTTTCATGATATGGACAGG GGATAGCCCACCTCACGTTCCAGTGCGAGAACTCTCGACAGACAAGGTCATAAATGTGATTGCTAATATGACAACCACTATCCAGAATCACTTCCCAAATCTCCAGGTTTTCCCTGCACTGGGAAATCATGACTATTGGCCACAG GATCAGCTGCCTGTGATCACCAGCAAAGTGTACAGTGCCGTAGCTGACCTTTGGAAACCGTGGCTGAATGAAGACGCTCTTCATACTTTAAGGAAAG GTGGCTTTTATTCACAGAAAGTTAATCCGAGCCTTAGGATCATCAGTCTGAACACAAACCTGTATTACGGCCCTAATATTGTCACTCTGAATAAGACTGACCCAGGAAGTCAGCTTGAATGGCTGGAATATACATTGAACAGCTCTCGGCACGATGAAGAGAAG GTGTACATCATAGCACACATCCCGGTGGGGTACCTGCCCTGCTCAGAGAGCGTCACAGCGATGAGAGGGTACTACAATGAGAAGCTGGtagatatttttagaaaatatagcgACATCATTGCCGGACACTTTTACGGACACACTCACAGAGATAGCATTATGGTTCTCTCAGATGAAAAAG GAAGGCCACTAAGTTCTTTGTTTGTGGCTCCTGCTGTTACTCCTGTGAAAGGTGTTctagaaaaacaaaccaacaatcctGGCGTCAGACTGTTTCGGTATGCTCCTCAGGATTATAAATTATTG GATATGTGGCAGTATTACTTGAACCTGACAGAAGCTAATCTAAAGGAAGAATCCAACTGGACGCTGGAGTACATCCTCACCCAGGCCTATGATATTGAAGATTTGCAGCCAAAAAGTTTGTATGTATTAGCTAAGCAATTGGCAGTCCTGGATAGTAAGCAGTTCATAAAATACTATAATTACTTCTTTGTGAGTTATGACAGCAGTGCAATTTGTGATGAGAAATGTAAGGCCCTCCAAATTTGTGCAATTATGAATCTTGACCATATTTCCTATGAGGAGTGCCTTAAACAGTATTACTTCCAGCACAGTCACTAG
- the SMPDL3A gene encoding cyclic GMP-AMP phosphodiesterase SMPDL3A isoform X2 encodes MTTTIQNHFPNLQVFPALGNHDYWPQDQLPVITSKVYSAVADLWKPWLNEDALHTLRKGGFYSQKVNPSLRIISLNTNLYYGPNIVTLNKTDPGSQLEWLEYTLNSSRHDEEKVYIIAHIPVGYLPCSESVTAMRGYYNEKLVDIFRKYSDIIAGHFYGHTHRDSIMVLSDEKGRPLSSLFVAPAVTPVKGVLEKQTNNPGVRLFRYAPQDYKLLDMWQYYLNLTEANLKEESNWTLEYILTQAYDIEDLQPKSLYVLAKQLAVLDSKQFIKYYNYFFVSYDSSAICDEKCKALQICAIMNLDHISYEECLKQYYFQHSH; translated from the exons ATGACAACCACTATCCAGAATCACTTCCCAAATCTCCAGGTTTTCCCTGCACTGGGAAATCATGACTATTGGCCACAG GATCAGCTGCCTGTGATCACCAGCAAAGTGTACAGTGCCGTAGCTGACCTTTGGAAACCGTGGCTGAATGAAGACGCTCTTCATACTTTAAGGAAAG GTGGCTTTTATTCACAGAAAGTTAATCCGAGCCTTAGGATCATCAGTCTGAACACAAACCTGTATTACGGCCCTAATATTGTCACTCTGAATAAGACTGACCCAGGAAGTCAGCTTGAATGGCTGGAATATACATTGAACAGCTCTCGGCACGATGAAGAGAAG GTGTACATCATAGCACACATCCCGGTGGGGTACCTGCCCTGCTCAGAGAGCGTCACAGCGATGAGAGGGTACTACAATGAGAAGCTGGtagatatttttagaaaatatagcgACATCATTGCCGGACACTTTTACGGACACACTCACAGAGATAGCATTATGGTTCTCTCAGATGAAAAAG GAAGGCCACTAAGTTCTTTGTTTGTGGCTCCTGCTGTTACTCCTGTGAAAGGTGTTctagaaaaacaaaccaacaatcctGGCGTCAGACTGTTTCGGTATGCTCCTCAGGATTATAAATTATTG GATATGTGGCAGTATTACTTGAACCTGACAGAAGCTAATCTAAAGGAAGAATCCAACTGGACGCTGGAGTACATCCTCACCCAGGCCTATGATATTGAAGATTTGCAGCCAAAAAGTTTGTATGTATTAGCTAAGCAATTGGCAGTCCTGGATAGTAAGCAGTTCATAAAATACTATAATTACTTCTTTGTGAGTTATGACAGCAGTGCAATTTGTGATGAGAAATGTAAGGCCCTCCAAATTTGTGCAATTATGAATCTTGACCATATTTCCTATGAGGAGTGCCTTAAACAGTATTACTTCCAGCACAGTCACTAG